Proteins encoded in a region of the Stieleria neptunia genome:
- a CDS encoding efflux RND transporter permease subunit yields MARNSIAANLLMIILLGGGIWSAAVIQKEVFPQFELDIVEVRVDYPGAAPEEVEQGILRPIEGAVRSVEGIREITSEAREGRGEVLIEIVAGQQRMKAFQDIEQAVSRIRTFPDQIEQPEVSLQSEQREAMQVAIYGPIDVWSLRKLAEQLRDQLQAHDQITQVELRRVPAYVTHVEIPRQRLREYGLTLPDVADIIRTSSQDVAAGSVQTSGGEILLRVKARKQWADEFATMEIVSGRDGPAVTLGDIATIRDGFEEVGFHSQFSQTPSVELDIFRTGSQSPTDVADAVAQTMQDFEGVLPPGVKWRVDRNNAEEFRRRLNLVLKNAVMAVCIVLLILALFLEMRLAFWVMMGMAVSFIGGILLLPLADVSINMISLFGFLVVLGIVVDDAVVVGENVYEKRQESDDDEQAAIDGTREVAGPVVFSILTNIVAFVPLMFIPGETGKFWGPLPIVVILVLSLSLIESLFILPAHLAHARAGGRKKRGLGATLHRGQQAFGRAFNRIVDVAFRPVLIGCLRFRYITASTALGLFLVVGGYATSSHMGMILMPEVSADEIEAGVRMPVGTTQAQAAEIAKAVTDASLRMFEEHDLYKVAEGIKTNVRGESFIDVEIVMKPPDERDMTAGEVIELWRESIGDLPGVSQVTFEAERGPGGARRAISIDLSHSDIGVLEKASRALVERCESFANVRDVNDSYNKGKVQYDFRLRPEGRALGLTDEELGEQLRGAFFGSLALRLLRGTNEIEVRVKLPEDQREDIYNLEDMIIRTPSGAEVPLLDVAELEQSLAFRSIDRRDGRRVINVSMDVEPKRAVTQVIEALRNEELPRLRADYPGITWSFEGSDAEMRQATASLWGSFGLALAVIYSLLAIAFRGYVQPLIVLVAIPFGIVGAVLGHILLGYDLSLVSLMGVIALSGVVINDSLIMIDYANRRRIEGRSPFEAISQAGLRRFRPILLTTLTTFGGLVPLIFEDSLQAQYIIPMAISLGFGILFATAIILVLVPCLYLILEDIQTVLSSKPADGGRAS; encoded by the coding sequence ATGGCGCGCAATTCGATCGCGGCCAATCTGTTGATGATCATTCTGCTCGGCGGCGGAATCTGGTCGGCCGCCGTGATCCAGAAGGAAGTCTTTCCACAATTCGAACTCGACATCGTCGAAGTCAGGGTCGATTATCCCGGCGCCGCGCCGGAGGAAGTCGAACAGGGCATCTTGCGACCGATCGAGGGTGCCGTCCGCTCGGTCGAAGGCATCCGTGAAATCACCAGCGAAGCACGGGAAGGTCGCGGCGAGGTGCTGATCGAAATCGTCGCCGGCCAGCAACGGATGAAGGCGTTCCAGGACATCGAGCAAGCGGTCAGCCGGATCCGCACGTTTCCCGATCAGATCGAACAGCCCGAAGTCAGCTTGCAGTCCGAGCAGCGCGAAGCGATGCAGGTGGCGATCTACGGCCCGATCGATGTGTGGTCCCTGCGCAAGTTGGCCGAACAGTTGCGCGACCAGCTGCAAGCCCACGACCAGATCACGCAAGTCGAACTGCGACGGGTGCCGGCCTATGTCACCCACGTCGAGATCCCGCGTCAACGGCTGCGTGAGTACGGGCTGACGCTGCCCGACGTGGCGGACATCATCCGAACATCCAGCCAAGATGTGGCTGCCGGTTCGGTGCAAACCAGCGGCGGAGAGATCTTGCTGCGGGTGAAGGCGCGCAAGCAGTGGGCGGATGAATTTGCAACCATGGAAATCGTCTCCGGTCGTGACGGTCCGGCCGTCACCCTCGGCGACATCGCCACGATCCGCGACGGATTCGAAGAAGTCGGCTTTCATTCCCAGTTCAGCCAAACGCCGTCGGTGGAACTGGACATCTTTCGCACCGGTTCCCAGTCGCCGACCGACGTTGCTGATGCGGTCGCACAGACGATGCAAGACTTTGAAGGCGTGTTGCCGCCGGGCGTGAAGTGGCGGGTCGATCGCAACAACGCCGAAGAGTTTCGCCGCCGCTTGAATCTGGTGTTGAAAAACGCCGTGATGGCGGTCTGTATCGTGCTGTTGATCCTGGCATTGTTCCTGGAGATGCGACTCGCGTTTTGGGTGATGATGGGCATGGCCGTCTCCTTCATCGGCGGGATCTTGCTGCTGCCCCTGGCCGACGTCAGCATCAACATGATTTCCTTGTTCGGGTTTCTGGTCGTGTTGGGCATCGTCGTCGACGACGCCGTGGTGGTCGGCGAAAACGTCTACGAGAAACGGCAGGAAAGCGACGACGATGAGCAAGCCGCGATCGATGGAACCCGCGAGGTTGCCGGTCCGGTCGTCTTCAGCATCCTGACCAACATCGTGGCCTTCGTCCCGCTGATGTTTATCCCCGGCGAAACCGGCAAGTTTTGGGGACCGCTGCCGATCGTCGTGATTCTGGTGCTGTCCCTGTCCCTGATCGAATCGCTGTTTATCTTGCCGGCACACCTGGCGCATGCCCGTGCCGGCGGACGTAAAAAACGTGGCTTGGGCGCCACGCTGCACCGCGGCCAACAGGCATTCGGCCGGGCGTTCAATCGCATCGTCGACGTGGCGTTTCGCCCCGTCCTGATCGGCTGTTTGCGGTTCCGTTACATCACCGCCTCGACCGCGCTCGGCCTGTTCCTGGTCGTCGGCGGTTATGCCACCAGTTCCCACATGGGCATGATCCTGATGCCCGAAGTGTCCGCCGATGAAATCGAAGCCGGTGTGCGAATGCCGGTCGGGACCACGCAAGCCCAGGCGGCAGAAATCGCCAAGGCCGTGACCGATGCCAGTCTGCGGATGTTCGAAGAACACGACCTGTACAAAGTCGCCGAGGGCATCAAAACCAACGTCCGTGGCGAGAGCTTCATCGATGTGGAAATCGTGATGAAGCCGCCGGACGAGCGCGACATGACCGCCGGCGAAGTGATCGAATTGTGGCGTGAATCGATCGGCGACCTGCCGGGCGTCAGCCAAGTGACCTTTGAAGCCGAACGAGGTCCCGGAGGGGCGCGTCGCGCGATCAGCATCGACCTCAGCCACAGTGACATCGGCGTGTTGGAAAAGGCATCCCGAGCGTTGGTCGAGCGATGTGAAAGCTTTGCCAACGTCCGCGATGTCAACGACAGCTACAACAAGGGCAAGGTCCAATACGACTTTCGGCTCCGCCCCGAAGGCCGCGCGCTGGGGCTGACCGATGAAGAGTTGGGCGAACAGCTTCGCGGCGCGTTTTTCGGTTCCCTGGCGCTCCGTCTGTTGCGCGGCACCAACGAAATCGAAGTCCGCGTCAAGTTGCCCGAGGACCAGCGTGAAGACATTTACAACCTGGAAGACATGATCATCCGGACGCCGTCGGGGGCCGAAGTGCCGCTGCTGGATGTCGCCGAGCTCGAGCAATCGCTGGCCTTTCGGTCGATCGATCGCCGCGACGGCCGGCGGGTGATCAACGTGTCGATGGATGTCGAACCCAAACGCGCGGTGACTCAAGTGATCGAGGCGCTTCGCAATGAAGAGCTGCCCCGATTGCGCGCCGACTACCCCGGCATCACGTGGAGTTTCGAAGGCAGTGACGCGGAGATGCGTCAGGCCACCGCGTCGCTCTGGGGATCGTTCGGTCTCGCCCTGGCGGTGATCTACTCGTTGCTGGCCATCGCATTTCGCGGTTACGTGCAACCGTTGATCGTGCTGGTCGCGATTCCCTTCGGGATCGTCGGTGCCGTGCTCGGGCATATCCTGCTCGGTTACGACCTGTCGCTGGTCAGTCTGATGGGCGTGATCGCGCTTTCCGGTGTCGTGATCAACGACTCCTTGATCATGATCGACTATGCCAACCGCCGCCGCATTGAAGGTCGCTCGCCGTTTGAAGCGATTTCGCAAGCCGGACTGCGGCGATTCCGTCCGATCCTGCTGACGACGCTGACCACGTTCGGAGGGCTCGTGCCGCTGATCTTTGAAGACTCGCTGCAAGCCCAATACATTATCCCGATGGCGATCTCACTCGGCTTCGGCATCCTGTTCGCCACCGCCATCATCCTGGTCCTGGTGCCCTGCTTGTACCTGATCTTGGAGGACATCCAGACGGTCCTCAGCAGCAAGCCAGCCGACGGCGGACGAGCGTCTTAG
- a CDS encoding PVC-type heme-binding CxxCH protein yields MNIIRSFVAIPKSTLIPLWLVGVLSAAVFRPSADAAEPFEFQPSDVVAIYGNGLADRMQHDPWVETVLQSQLKGKNVSFRNMSFSGDMVNKRPRNKGFTNDAEYLQHVGPDVVFTFYGYNESFAGKSGAAAYQAELVKLVERYTQLRKEAGKDIRFVLFSPIAYEFTGDRHLPDGKELNANLAVYSEATRQAAAETGATYVDLYTPTRQLFESSSERYTINGIHLNASGYQKLSEIISAALLGKTAPAADTLGDVYAAVEDKNWHWHNRYHATDGNDIWGGRSTLTFVDGQSNADVLKHELVMLDVMTANRDEVIWAATEGRDHAVDDSNVPPPVKVISNVGGGSKSSSAAKEGSIDYLSPEESMAKINVPEGYELNVFASEVQFPDLANPVQMQVDAKGRLWAASWNTYPKWEPGKEMNDSLMIFEDTDKDGTADSRKIFAHVHNPLGFEFWGGGVIVTSGPDLLFLKDTDGDDVADLRYPILQGLGTADTHHAANNLVYGPDGGIYWQSGIFLVHNHETPWKQNLNIGASGMYRFDPRTFVITPHAGNSPNPHGTSFDYWGYCYANDGTGGKSYQVRPEGKGFKMHTLLEKEFRPVAANAILSSQHFPEELQDDFLICNTIGFLGVKQYSLDREGNGKDRAFGHVWGTPGIELLNSEDRNFRPTDAVIGADGALYVADWHNAIIGHMQHNIRDPNRDHQHGRIFRLTVKGRPLQEPVKIDGQPIAALLENLKHPVNGVRHRTRVELSARDSDEVIAAAQQWIKDFDPNDETEAHHLLEALWLHQQHGVRNDDLLDALLSSDVKHAVVAAGTVKHFWENVDATGASGFAAPAEVEFVKFDPPKHLSRADRKVYKLGAEVYQRESHCATCHQAHGKGSANIYPSLVGSPWVTGSEERLIKMTLHGLWGKLTVNGKTYDPSRGVPPMTAFRSLLKDEELAAVLTFVRNTWGNQASPVSPASVKQVRQQTTDRSTFWTPDDLLAEHPLEQALMTNDPAAEVEEFSNQALEEELLGTPTAELVKVAIAEGNLRRGKKVFYQSAAACFACHDPPGGAGRLGPDLATLKTKLTAEQLVEAILDPSKLIDKAYAQVSVLTADGKVHTGVRISENDDEMVLRNLAEPEPIKIAQDDIEDVKESKVSLMPANLVRQLKSRKEFNDLMRYVIETRK; encoded by the coding sequence ATGAACATCATCCGCAGCTTCGTTGCAATACCGAAGTCCACTCTCATTCCACTGTGGCTCGTTGGCGTCTTGTCCGCAGCAGTCTTTCGCCCCTCGGCCGACGCCGCCGAACCGTTCGAATTTCAGCCCAGCGACGTCGTCGCCATCTACGGCAACGGGCTGGCCGACCGAATGCAGCACGATCCCTGGGTCGAAACGGTGCTGCAGAGCCAGCTGAAGGGCAAAAACGTCAGCTTCCGGAACATGAGTTTCTCCGGGGACATGGTCAACAAACGCCCCCGTAACAAGGGGTTCACCAACGATGCCGAATACCTGCAACACGTCGGACCAGACGTCGTGTTCACTTTCTATGGCTACAACGAATCGTTTGCGGGGAAAAGCGGTGCGGCTGCCTATCAGGCCGAACTGGTGAAATTGGTCGAACGCTACACGCAGTTGCGCAAGGAAGCCGGAAAAGACATTCGCTTTGTTTTGTTCAGCCCCATCGCTTACGAATTCACCGGCGATCGGCACCTGCCCGATGGGAAAGAGCTGAACGCGAACCTGGCCGTCTACAGCGAAGCCACCCGCCAAGCCGCGGCGGAGACGGGAGCGACCTACGTCGACCTCTATACACCGACCCGTCAGTTATTCGAATCCAGTTCCGAGCGGTACACGATCAACGGCATCCATCTGAACGCCAGCGGGTACCAAAAACTGAGCGAGATCATTTCCGCCGCCTTGCTCGGCAAAACCGCACCGGCCGCCGACACCCTGGGCGATGTTTACGCCGCGGTGGAGGACAAGAACTGGCATTGGCACAATCGCTACCACGCCACCGACGGCAACGACATCTGGGGCGGCCGATCCACGCTGACGTTCGTCGATGGGCAAAGCAACGCCGACGTTCTCAAACACGAATTGGTGATGCTGGACGTGATGACCGCCAATCGTGACGAAGTGATTTGGGCGGCCACCGAAGGCCGCGACCATGCCGTCGACGACAGCAACGTCCCGCCGCCGGTGAAAGTGATTTCCAACGTCGGCGGGGGCAGCAAAAGTTCCAGTGCCGCCAAAGAAGGCAGCATCGATTATCTGAGTCCCGAAGAATCGATGGCAAAGATCAACGTGCCCGAGGGCTACGAATTGAATGTCTTTGCATCCGAGGTCCAATTTCCCGACCTGGCCAACCCCGTGCAAATGCAGGTCGACGCCAAGGGGCGGCTGTGGGCGGCAAGCTGGAACACGTACCCCAAGTGGGAACCCGGCAAGGAGATGAACGACAGCCTGATGATTTTTGAGGACACGGACAAAGACGGGACCGCGGACAGCCGCAAGATCTTTGCCCACGTCCACAATCCGCTCGGGTTCGAATTCTGGGGCGGCGGCGTGATCGTCACCTCCGGCCCCGACCTGCTGTTTTTAAAGGATACCGATGGAGACGACGTGGCAGACCTGCGTTATCCCATTTTGCAAGGGCTGGGAACCGCCGACACGCACCACGCGGCGAACAACCTGGTCTACGGCCCGGACGGCGGCATCTATTGGCAAAGCGGGATTTTCCTGGTGCACAACCACGAGACGCCATGGAAACAAAACCTGAACATCGGCGCCTCGGGGATGTATCGCTTTGACCCACGGACCTTCGTGATCACCCCGCATGCCGGCAATTCGCCCAACCCGCACGGCACCAGTTTCGACTACTGGGGTTACTGCTACGCCAACGACGGCACGGGCGGCAAGTCGTATCAGGTGCGCCCCGAAGGTAAGGGGTTCAAGATGCACACCTTGCTGGAAAAGGAATTCCGTCCCGTCGCGGCCAACGCGATCCTGTCGTCACAACATTTCCCGGAGGAACTGCAGGACGACTTTTTGATTTGCAACACGATCGGTTTCTTGGGTGTCAAACAGTATTCGCTGGATCGTGAAGGCAACGGCAAAGACCGCGCGTTCGGACACGTTTGGGGAACGCCCGGCATTGAATTGCTCAACAGCGAAGACCGCAACTTCCGTCCGACCGATGCGGTCATCGGCGCAGACGGCGCGCTGTACGTCGCCGACTGGCACAACGCCATCATCGGTCACATGCAACACAACATCCGCGACCCCAACCGCGACCACCAGCACGGACGTATTTTCCGTCTGACGGTCAAGGGCCGACCGCTGCAGGAACCCGTCAAGATTGACGGCCAACCGATCGCGGCGCTGCTGGAAAACCTCAAGCACCCCGTCAATGGCGTGCGTCACCGGACCCGCGTCGAACTCAGTGCCCGTGACTCCGACGAGGTGATCGCCGCAGCGCAGCAATGGATCAAGGATTTTGATCCCAATGACGAAACCGAGGCCCACCACCTGCTCGAAGCCCTGTGGTTGCACCAACAGCACGGCGTTCGCAATGACGACTTGCTCGATGCACTGTTAAGCTCTGACGTCAAGCACGCGGTCGTCGCGGCGGGCACCGTCAAACACTTCTGGGAGAACGTGGACGCGACCGGGGCGAGCGGATTTGCGGCTCCGGCCGAAGTGGAGTTCGTCAAATTTGATCCCCCCAAGCACCTCAGTCGCGCCGACCGCAAGGTGTACAAACTGGGCGCCGAGGTTTACCAACGTGAATCGCACTGTGCGACCTGTCACCAGGCACACGGAAAAGGAAGCGCGAACATCTATCCGTCACTGGTCGGCAGCCCCTGGGTCACCGGCAGCGAAGAGCGTCTGATCAAGATGACCTTGCACGGGCTGTGGGGCAAATTGACGGTCAACGGAAAGACCTATGACCCGTCGCGCGGCGTCCCACCGATGACCGCCTTCCGCTCGTTGCTCAAGGACGAAGAACTGGCAGCGGTGCTGACCTTCGTCCGCAACACCTGGGGCAATCAGGCCTCGCCCGTCAGCCCCGCCAGCGTCAAGCAAGTTCGCCAACAAACGACCGACCGTTCGACGTTTTGGACGCCCGACGACCTGCTCGCCGAACACCCGCTGGAACAAGCCCTGATGACGAACGATCCGGCAGCGGAAGTCGAAGAGTTTTCCAATCAAGCGTTGGAAGAGGAACTGCTCGGCACGCCGACCGCGGAACTGGTCAAGGTGGCGATCGCGGAAGGGAACCTCCGCCGGGGAAAGAAGGTCTTTTATCAGTCCGCCGCCGCCTGCTTCGCCTGTCATGACCCGCCGGGTGGTGCAGGCCGCTTGGGTCCGGATCTGGCAACCCTCAAGACCAAGCTGACCGCCGAGCAGCTGGTCGAAGCGATCCTGGATCCTTCGAAGTTGATCGACAAGGCGTACGCACAAGTCAGTGTGCTGACCGCCGACGGCAAAGTCCACACGGGCGTGCGGATCTCGGAGAACGACGACGAGATGGTGTTGAGAAACCTGGCCGAACCCGAGCCGATCAAGATCGCCCAAGACGACATTGAAGACGTCAAAGAATCCAAGGTCTCCCTGATGCCCGCCAACTTGGTCCGGCAACTGAAGAGCCGCAAGGAATTCAACGACCTGATGCGATACGTGATTGAAACGAGAAAGTGA
- a CDS encoding efflux RND transporter periplasmic adaptor subunit, translating to MNDAPQRRPIWRWLRLIANVLVCFAILGASAAAIVVINRTEPTAQTINATRKSAALVETITVQRGTYRPRLSVLGTVQPAQDIVLGPRVSGQVIELSPRFVPGGMVREGDSLLRIDPADFENALSIRKSELQQAQASLEIEQGRQSLAEKELALLEGTIGEANRSLVLREPQIASIRAEFNAAKAAVERAELDLERTRVTAPFDAQILSRSVNVGSQVSPGDELARLVGIEEYWVMAAVPVRSLPWIQFPKPEEGDSRQGSTVRLRNPGSWPEGTERLGQVARMIGTLDQQTRLARVLVTVPDPLGQSSDAPPLILDTLIETEIEGKPIADVVRLERKLVRDSDTIWVMKDEMLEIRPTEIVFRDAEYAYVRGGLEDGDEVVVTTLATVAEGVGLRKIGDASDPEEVSDGEPAP from the coding sequence ATGAATGACGCCCCGCAACGACGCCCCATTTGGCGTTGGCTCCGCTTGATCGCCAATGTGCTTGTTTGTTTCGCGATTCTCGGTGCATCGGCGGCCGCGATCGTCGTGATCAATCGAACCGAACCGACGGCGCAAACGATCAATGCCACCCGCAAGTCGGCCGCCCTGGTTGAAACGATCACGGTGCAGCGCGGAACCTATCGTCCCCGCCTGTCCGTGCTCGGCACCGTCCAGCCCGCCCAGGATATCGTGCTCGGCCCGCGCGTCAGCGGACAAGTGATCGAGCTGTCCCCCCGATTCGTTCCCGGCGGAATGGTCCGCGAAGGCGACTCCCTGCTGCGAATCGATCCGGCCGACTTCGAAAACGCCCTGTCGATCCGCAAGAGTGAATTGCAGCAAGCCCAAGCCTCACTGGAGATCGAGCAGGGGCGGCAGAGTCTGGCCGAAAAAGAACTCGCCCTGCTGGAAGGAACGATCGGCGAGGCCAACCGTTCGCTGGTGCTGCGCGAGCCACAAATCGCATCGATCCGGGCCGAGTTCAATGCGGCCAAGGCGGCGGTCGAGCGGGCCGAATTGGACCTCGAACGAACCCGCGTGACGGCACCCTTCGACGCCCAGATCCTGAGCCGGTCGGTCAACGTCGGTTCACAGGTTTCACCCGGCGATGAACTCGCCCGACTGGTCGGCATCGAAGAGTATTGGGTGATGGCTGCCGTCCCGGTCCGCAGTTTGCCCTGGATCCAGTTCCCCAAACCCGAAGAGGGGGATTCCCGCCAAGGATCCACGGTGCGGCTGAGGAACCCCGGTTCGTGGCCCGAGGGAACCGAGCGTCTGGGGCAGGTCGCAAGGATGATCGGCACGCTGGATCAACAAACCCGCCTGGCCCGCGTCCTGGTCACCGTGCCCGATCCGCTCGGGCAATCGTCCGACGCCCCGCCGTTGATCTTGGACACGCTGATCGAAACCGAAATCGAAGGCAAACCGATCGCAGACGTGGTGCGTCTGGAACGAAAACTGGTCCGCGATAGCGATACGATCTGGGTGATGAAAGACGAGATGCTGGAGATCCGCCCCACCGAGATTGTGTTTCGCGACGCCGAGTACGCCTACGTTCGCGGCGGTCTCGAAGATGGCGACGAAGTGGTTGTGACCACGTTGGCGACCGTCGCCGAGGGCGTCGGGCTGCGGAAGATCGGCGACGCATCGGATCCCGAGGAAGTCAGCGACGGGGAGCCGGCTCCGTGA
- a CDS encoding sulfatase, producing the protein MKNTCLAIAVAMGMTALGMALAAPALAEPGKPNVLFLIADDLNTALSGFGHPQCKTPNLDRLADRGVKFENMHCQYPVCGASRASIMSGLYPYSNLTLGNAGTLRGSMPNVVTLSQTFRKRGYYAGRVSKIYHMGIPNEIIAGTAERDDPFSWDEAINIKAPEQHAPGELTNWSPKDKGSQSFTAVVASGGDSEHADGMAADRAIEMLDRVKDQPFFLAVGFVRPHVPLVAPEQYFDRYDREAMEAPRVPENDLDDVPGIIRGYKANSTTYGVTPELHKGLLQAYYASVSYMDAQVGRVLDALEEKGLQDNTIVVFTSDHGYLLGHHHKFQKQHLFEEATRVPFLISVPWLADQHGRGTTKITELVDLYPTLAELAGVAAPDTLQGTSLKPLLLDVQSSAWTKEQAFTISRSGGESLRTDDWRFTQWGFGEKGMELYDLKNDPGEFTNLAQNPEYADVLKRMQTQLVAKRNAAGFAKNRAAIVGKGKKRK; encoded by the coding sequence ATGAAAAACACCTGCCTTGCCATCGCGGTTGCAATGGGGATGACTGCACTGGGGATGGCACTGGCTGCCCCCGCCCTCGCAGAGCCTGGGAAACCGAACGTCTTGTTCTTGATTGCCGATGACCTGAATACCGCGTTGAGCGGTTTTGGGCACCCACAGTGCAAAACGCCGAATTTGGATCGGCTGGCCGATCGCGGTGTGAAATTCGAGAACATGCATTGTCAGTATCCGGTTTGCGGCGCGTCGCGCGCATCGATCATGTCGGGGCTGTACCCGTATTCAAACCTGACGCTCGGCAACGCCGGCACCCTCCGTGGCAGCATGCCGAACGTGGTCACGCTGTCACAGACCTTTCGCAAACGTGGTTACTATGCCGGTCGCGTCAGCAAGATCTATCACATGGGAATCCCCAATGAGATCATTGCGGGAACCGCCGAACGCGATGATCCGTTTTCGTGGGACGAAGCCATCAACATCAAAGCCCCAGAGCAGCATGCGCCGGGTGAATTGACGAATTGGTCGCCCAAGGACAAGGGGTCACAGAGCTTTACTGCGGTTGTTGCCTCCGGAGGCGACAGCGAGCACGCCGATGGCATGGCGGCCGACCGAGCCATCGAGATGCTCGATCGCGTCAAGGACCAACCGTTCTTTCTGGCCGTGGGCTTTGTCCGTCCGCACGTGCCGTTGGTCGCCCCCGAACAATACTTTGATCGGTACGATCGGGAGGCCATGGAAGCGCCGCGGGTTCCGGAGAATGACCTGGACGATGTGCCGGGCATCATCCGCGGGTACAAAGCCAACAGCACCACGTACGGTGTCACACCGGAACTGCACAAGGGATTGTTGCAGGCCTATTACGCCAGCGTGTCCTACATGGATGCTCAGGTCGGCCGTGTTCTCGATGCGCTTGAAGAAAAGGGGTTACAGGACAACACGATCGTGGTGTTCACCAGCGACCACGGTTACCTGCTGGGGCATCACCACAAGTTCCAGAAACAGCACCTGTTCGAAGAAGCGACGCGGGTTCCGTTCCTCATCAGCGTGCCGTGGCTGGCGGACCAACACGGTCGTGGAACCACAAAGATCACGGAGCTGGTCGATCTGTATCCGACGCTGGCCGAACTGGCCGGTGTTGCCGCCCCCGACACGTTGCAGGGCACCAGTCTGAAGCCGCTGCTGCTGGATGTCCAGTCGTCCGCATGGACCAAGGAACAAGCCTTTACGATCAGCCGTAGCGGCGGGGAATCCCTACGCACCGACGACTGGCGGTTCACGCAGTGGGGCTTCGGCGAGAAAGGGATGGAGCTTTACGATCTGAAAAACGATCCGGGCGAGTTCACGAACCTGGCCCAGAACCCCGAGTACGCCGACGTGCTCAAGCGAATGCAAACACAGCTAGTGGCCAAACGCAACGCGGCCGGTTTCGCGAAAAACCGAGCCGCGATTGTCGGCAAGGGCAAGAAGAGGAAGTAG
- a CDS encoding TolC family protein → MLLLSSLVGCAGPDVAGTFRSESPPPFSASGSAVTPDRWWTTFDDPGLNHQIETALGDNFSLAAALNRLAAARALTRREASDLWPDIDGVAEIGGVFGPGSDPTSYTLGLDASYQVDLWGQIESRVEAERLRAAATGADYHAIALTLSAEIARTWFSLIEARAQLALVEEQIETNRNGVIAQELKFGSGEVGGPDVLRQRQLVESTLEQSVVVKSRIDVLEHQLAVLRGQLPQQASFYTGAELPGLPPLPDTGLPSELLKRRPDVRRDYLAFMAADRDLASAISSRYPRLNLSASVLSIADHPETLLRDWFVGIGGQLIAPLFDGGQRRAEIDRTAAVVRQRFNEYGETMLNAFREVEDNLALERYQLERLKHLEAQSEYARQASDQLRRRYLFREADYLDVLSATTAEQRLQRETLAARLDLLLIRVALYLALAGDFETRPQEQFELQGLVVPEEASVEEEENGGSEIESLPEPASELQQLLRSVEPFPARDANE, encoded by the coding sequence TTGTTGCTTCTTTCGTCGCTGGTCGGCTGCGCCGGTCCGGACGTCGCGGGCACATTCCGCAGCGAGTCTCCGCCACCCTTTTCGGCCAGCGGATCGGCGGTGACGCCGGATCGCTGGTGGACGACGTTTGACGACCCCGGGCTGAATCATCAGATCGAGACCGCCCTTGGCGATAATTTTTCGTTGGCCGCCGCCCTCAACAGGTTGGCCGCCGCACGGGCGTTGACCCGTCGCGAGGCCTCGGACTTGTGGCCGGACATCGACGGCGTCGCGGAAATCGGTGGTGTGTTTGGTCCCGGCAGCGATCCAACCAGTTACACGTTGGGGCTGGATGCGTCCTACCAGGTCGACCTGTGGGGGCAAATCGAATCGCGGGTCGAGGCCGAGCGACTGCGGGCGGCCGCCACCGGCGCGGACTACCACGCGATCGCGTTGACGTTATCGGCCGAAATCGCCCGCACCTGGTTCTCGCTGATCGAAGCCCGTGCCCAGTTGGCGTTGGTCGAAGAACAGATTGAAACCAACCGCAACGGCGTGATCGCCCAAGAGCTGAAATTCGGTTCCGGAGAGGTCGGCGGCCCCGACGTGCTTCGGCAACGCCAATTGGTCGAATCGACCCTGGAGCAATCGGTGGTCGTCAAGTCCCGAATCGACGTGCTGGAACACCAGTTGGCCGTGCTGCGCGGGCAGCTGCCCCAGCAAGCCAGCTTCTACACCGGGGCCGAACTGCCCGGATTGCCCCCGCTGCCGGACACGGGATTGCCATCGGAATTGCTCAAACGCCGCCCCGACGTGCGCCGCGATTATTTGGCATTCATGGCCGCCGATCGTGATCTGGCATCGGCGATCAGCTCCCGTTACCCCCGACTGAATCTGAGCGCGTCGGTGCTCAGCATCGCTGATCACCCCGAAACGCTGCTCCGCGACTGGTTTGTCGGCATCGGCGGGCAATTGATCGCGCCCCTGTTTGACGGCGGACAGCGACGCGCCGAAATCGATCGCACCGCCGCCGTGGTTCGCCAGCGTTTCAACGAGTACGGTGAAACCATGCTGAACGCGTTCCGTGAAGTCGAGGACAATTTGGCACTGGAACGGTACCAGCTGGAACGTTTGAAGCATCTCGAAGCACAATCGGAGTACGCCAGACAGGCCTCCGATCAGCTACGTCGACGCTACCTGTTTAGGGAGGCCGACTACCTCGATGTGCTCAGCGCGACCACGGCCGAACAGAGATTGCAGCGCGAAACACTGGCCGCCCGATTAGACTTACTGCTCATCCGCGTCGCGCTCTATCTGGCGTTGGCCGGAGATTTTGAAACCCGTCCGCAAGAGCAGTTTGAGTTACAGGGGTTGGTCGTGCCTGAAGAAGCGTCTGTCGAGGAGGAGGAGAACGGTGGCTCGGAAATCGAGTCGCTGCCGGAGCCGGCCTCTGAATTGCAGCAACTTCTCAGGTCCGTAGAGCCGTTCCCCGCCCGCGATGCAAATGAATGA